From a single Oreochromis niloticus isolate F11D_XX linkage group LG4, O_niloticus_UMD_NMBU, whole genome shotgun sequence genomic region:
- the LOC109201821 gene encoding uncharacterized protein LOC109201821: MTLREAGQRVQPKLSRYTVAGIIRTFRNENRIARRPDVGGRGRMFTPEQETHIVNMVIANNAIRLCEIQQRIIDNDTIFQNIHSASISALSRVLVRHRIRMKQIYRVPFERNTERVKQLRYDYVQRVMELEADAMGHELLFVDEAGFNLSKTRRRGRNIIGHRAIINVPGQRGGNITMCAAISQNGVVHHHATIGSYNTAHIIAFLDTLHDMLTVQRPEQTRYVIIWDNVSFHWAALVRNWFTDHPSFMALNLPPYTPFLNPIEEFFSAWCWKVYDRHPHQQVALLQAMEEACGDIDQASCQTWIRHSRRYFPRRLGLEDIACDVDEILWPDPERRHDVG, translated from the exons atgaccctgagggaagctggccaacgggttcagcctaaacTGAGCCGCTACACTGTGGCAGGCATCATTAGGACATTTCGAAATGAGAATCG aattgctagacgtCCAGATGTTGGGGGCAGAGGCAGAATGTTCACTCCAGAGCAAGAGACCCATATAGTGAACATGGTGATTGCCAATAATGCAATAAGACTGTGCGAAATACAGCAGCGCATAATTGATAATGACACCATCtttcaaaatatacacagtgcaAGCATTTCTGCACTAAGTCGTGTACTTGTGCGCCACAGAATAAGAATGAAGCAAATTTACAGAGTTCCTTTCGAGAGAAACACAGAACGTGTAAAGCAACTGCGATATGACTATGTGCAG AGAGTGATGGAACTAGAAGCAGATGCAATGGGACATGAGCTACTTTTTGTGGATGAGGCCggttttaacctcagtaaaaccagGAGACGTGGCAGGAACATTATTGGACACCGTGCCATCATCAATGTCCCAGGACAACGTGGTGGTAACATAACCATGTGTGCAGCTATAAGCCAAAATggtgttgttcaccatcatgcaaCCATAGGCTCAtacaacactgcacacattattGCATTCCTGGACACCTTGCATGACATGCTCACTGTTCAGAGACCAGAGCAGACTCGATATGTCATCATATGGGACAATGTTAGTTTCCATTGGGCTGCTTTGGTCCGCAACTGGTTTACAGACCACCCATCCTTCATGGCACTCAACCTCCCTCCATACACTCCATTCTTAAATCCCATCGAGGAGTTCTTCTCTGCCTGGTGCTGGAAAGTGTACGACCGTCATCCTCATCAACAGGTAGCCCTTTTACAGGCAATGGAGGAGGCATGTGGAGATATTGACCAGGCATCATGTCAGACCTGGATACGGCATTCAAGGAGATATTTTCCCCGGCGCCTTGGACTGGAGGATATCGCATGCGATGTGGACGAAATTTTGTGGCCGGACCCAGAAAGACGACATGATGTAGgctga